From Actinomyces sp. oral taxon 171 str. F0337, one genomic window encodes:
- a CDS encoding leucine--tRNA ligase translates to MSESTAPVESDTPFRYTAELADSIETAWQGRWEAEGTFNADNPVGALAGPGAEKEKFFLLDMFPYPSGKGLHVGHPLGYISTDVVARFNRMTGKNVLYTMGYDAFGLPAEQYAVTTGQHPRISTEANIANMRRQLRRLGLSHDPRRSLATIDVDYVRWTQWIFLQVFNSWFDPEAPRRDGRGKGAARPVTELRDKLASGQVPVPDGRDWSALSAAEQAEVIDSFRLAYVSNAPVNWCPGLGTVLANEEVTSEGRSERGNYPVFKRNLRQWMMRITAYGDRLAEDLDTVDWPEKVKLMQRNWIGRSEGAEVTFAVPGAGQGADEDASLSVYTTRPDTLFGATFMVVAPEHPVLGGLQASGSVRTETQIADDAAALSVPATWPEGTKDAWTGGYATPAEAVAAYRAQAAATSDADRTDEGRAKTGVFTGFFGINPVNGAKVPVFVADYVLMGYGTGAIMAVPAHDERDYAFATKYDIDIIQTIGPADDPHGVDLSAQAYTGDGVIVNSAQGDLDINGMGKDEAKATMIGWLEAKGAGRGAVTYRLRDWLFSRQRYWGEPFPIVWDEDGGVHALPKSMLPVELPEVTDYSPRSYDPDDADSSPEPPLSKATEWVEVELDLGDGPRTYYRETNTMPQWAGSCWYEMRYIDPTDDKALVDPANEAYWMGPRPQAGNISGGTDLYVGGVEHAVLHLLYARFWHKVLFDLGHVSSSEPYHRLFNQGYVQAYAYTDSRGQYVPADEVEEVPAEDGTTSYLWQGQPVRREYGKMGKSLKNIVTPDDMYEAYGADTFRVYEMSMGPLDADRPWDTRAVAGSQRFLQRLWRNVVDETTGELTVVDERADEETRRLVAKTIVGVREDYEGMRLNTAIAKLIVLNNHLTGLGAVPREAVEALVLMTAPVAPHIAEEIWKRLGHEHSLAHEDFPVVTDESLLAAEKVTCVVQVKGKVRDRLEVDPDISEAELEELALAAPGVIRTLDGRGVRKVIVRAPKLVSIVPE, encoded by the coding sequence ATGTCAGAGAGTACCGCACCGGTGGAGTCCGACACCCCCTTCCGCTACACGGCGGAGCTGGCGGACTCCATCGAGACCGCCTGGCAGGGCCGCTGGGAGGCCGAGGGCACCTTCAACGCCGACAACCCCGTCGGCGCTCTGGCCGGCCCCGGGGCGGAGAAGGAGAAGTTCTTCCTGCTGGACATGTTCCCCTACCCCTCCGGCAAGGGCCTGCACGTGGGCCACCCGCTGGGCTACATCTCCACCGACGTCGTCGCCCGCTTCAACCGCATGACCGGCAAGAACGTCCTGTACACGATGGGCTACGACGCCTTCGGCCTGCCCGCCGAGCAGTACGCCGTCACCACCGGCCAGCACCCGCGCATCTCCACCGAGGCCAACATCGCCAACATGCGCCGCCAGCTGCGCCGCCTGGGCCTGTCCCACGACCCGCGCCGCTCCCTGGCCACCATCGACGTCGACTACGTGCGCTGGACCCAGTGGATCTTCCTGCAGGTCTTCAACTCCTGGTTCGACCCCGAGGCCCCGCGCCGCGACGGCCGAGGCAAGGGGGCGGCCCGGCCGGTGACCGAACTGCGCGACAAGCTCGCCTCCGGTCAGGTCCCCGTTCCCGACGGCCGCGACTGGAGTGCCCTGAGCGCGGCCGAGCAGGCCGAGGTCATCGACTCCTTCCGCCTGGCCTACGTCTCCAACGCCCCCGTCAACTGGTGCCCCGGCCTGGGCACGGTGCTCGCCAACGAGGAGGTCACCTCCGAGGGGCGCTCCGAACGGGGCAACTACCCGGTCTTCAAGCGCAACCTGCGCCAGTGGATGATGCGCATCACCGCCTACGGCGACCGCCTCGCCGAGGACCTGGACACCGTGGACTGGCCCGAGAAGGTCAAGCTCATGCAGCGCAACTGGATCGGCCGCTCCGAGGGCGCCGAGGTGACCTTCGCCGTGCCCGGGGCCGGTCAGGGCGCTGACGAGGACGCGTCGCTGAGCGTCTACACCACCCGCCCCGACACCCTCTTCGGCGCCACCTTCATGGTCGTGGCTCCCGAGCACCCCGTGCTGGGCGGCCTCCAGGCCTCCGGGTCGGTACGCACCGAGACCCAGATCGCCGACGACGCCGCGGCCCTTTCTGTCCCGGCAACCTGGCCCGAGGGGACCAAGGATGCCTGGACCGGCGGCTACGCGACCCCCGCCGAGGCCGTGGCGGCCTACCGGGCCCAGGCCGCGGCGACGTCGGACGCCGACCGCACCGACGAGGGGCGGGCCAAGACCGGTGTCTTCACCGGCTTCTTCGGAATCAACCCCGTCAACGGGGCGAAGGTGCCGGTCTTCGTGGCCGACTACGTCCTCATGGGCTACGGGACCGGCGCCATCATGGCCGTGCCCGCCCATGACGAGCGCGACTACGCCTTCGCCACCAAGTACGACATCGACATCATCCAGACCATCGGCCCGGCCGACGACCCCCACGGCGTCGACCTGAGCGCCCAGGCCTACACCGGTGACGGCGTCATCGTGAACTCCGCCCAGGGCGACCTGGACATCAACGGCATGGGCAAGGACGAGGCCAAGGCCACCATGATCGGCTGGCTGGAGGCCAAGGGCGCCGGCCGCGGTGCGGTCACCTACCGCCTGCGCGACTGGCTCTTCTCCCGCCAGCGCTACTGGGGCGAGCCCTTCCCCATCGTGTGGGATGAGGACGGCGGCGTCCACGCCCTGCCCAAGTCGATGCTGCCGGTCGAGCTGCCCGAGGTCACCGACTACTCGCCGCGCTCCTACGACCCCGACGACGCCGACTCCTCCCCGGAGCCGCCGCTGAGCAAGGCCACCGAGTGGGTCGAGGTCGAGCTCGACCTGGGCGACGGCCCCCGCACCTACTACCGCGAGACCAACACGATGCCGCAGTGGGCCGGCTCGTGCTGGTACGAGATGCGCTACATCGACCCGACCGATGACAAGGCGCTCGTCGACCCGGCCAACGAGGCCTACTGGATGGGGCCGCGCCCGCAGGCCGGTAACATCTCCGGCGGTACCGACCTGTACGTCGGCGGCGTCGAGCACGCCGTCCTGCACCTGCTCTATGCACGTTTCTGGCACAAGGTCCTGTTCGACCTGGGCCACGTCTCCTCCTCCGAGCCCTACCACCGCCTCTTCAACCAGGGATACGTCCAGGCCTACGCCTACACCGACTCCCGTGGCCAGTACGTGCCCGCCGACGAGGTCGAGGAGGTCCCCGCCGAGGACGGCACCACCAGCTATCTGTGGCAGGGGCAGCCGGTGCGCCGCGAGTACGGCAAGATGGGCAAGTCCCTGAAGAACATCGTCACCCCCGACGACATGTACGAGGCCTACGGCGCAGACACCTTCCGTGTCTACGAGATGAGCATGGGACCGCTGGACGCCGACCGTCCGTGGGACACCCGCGCCGTCGCCGGCAGCCAGCGCTTCCTGCAGCGCCTGTGGCGCAACGTCGTCGACGAGACCACCGGTGAGCTGACGGTGGTCGATGAGCGCGCTGACGAGGAGACCCGCCGGCTCGTGGCCAAGACGATCGTGGGCGTGCGCGAGGATTACGAGGGGATGCGCCTGAACACGGCCATTGCCAAGCTCATCGTCCTCAACAACCATCTCACTGGGCTCGGTGCGGTCCCGCGCGAGGCCGTCGAGGCCCTCGTCCTCATGACGGCTCCTGTGGCCCCACACATCGCCGAGGAGATCTGGAAGCGCCTGGGTCACGAGCACTCCCTGGCCCACGAGGACTTCCCGGTCGTGACTGACGAGTCCCTGCTGGCCGCCGAGAAGGTCACCTGCGTCGTCCAGGTCAAGGGCAAGGTCCGCGACCGCCTCGAGGTCGACCCCGATATCTCCGAGGCCGAGCTGGAGGAGCTGGCCCTGGCGGCTCCCGGCGTCATCCGCACCCTGGACGGGCGCGGCGTGCGCAAGGTGATCGTGCGTGCCCCCAAGCTGGTGAGCATCGTCCCCGAGTGA
- a CDS encoding helicase HerA-like domain-containing protein codes for MTDSAEIARLKAEAAQAAAEAAAAKAAAAQAALDAAIASTPASAVEQTGEPRTTDGEPAAQTADAVPLAEPVAEAAAQPATDQAPAGETAPAAEQAQGQPQGQSPAQAEAAAPADQASGNEGAGESAYTAQVRSGYGFSSPTLPVGTYLDTLSGGDPAAVKGLSVGIPLGLLNRHALVAGATGTGKTRTLQLLAEGLSSAGVPVFLADVKGDLTGLAEAGASNDKIASRIASTGQDWKGQSFPMELFNLGGSDSGAGISGTPIRTTVTEFGPILLSRVLGLNDTQASALQLVFHWADGQGLALLDLKDLRAVVDYLTNTDAGKEELKTIGGVSAATAGVILREIAALEAAGGEAFFGEPALDVRDLMRVSPDGRGVISALELADIQSQGTLFSTFLMWLLAELFETLPEVGDPDKPTMVFFFDEAHLLFSGASKAFLEAVVRTVRLIRSKGVGIVFITQSPTDVPDEVLAQLGSRVQHALRAHTPADAANLKKAVSTFPVSPVDLNRVLTSLGTGQAVVSVLDEKGRPAPVAPVVVNVPAAVMGPAQDGTVNQVLASSPIKPKYATGVDNESAYELLAQRVQADAEAAEAARAAEQAAKEQAKADAAAQKALEKEAARQAAQRQKEAERLEREAVKEAQRRQREAEKAAERRQREVEKTIGSVGRQITREITRSIFGTLRRR; via the coding sequence ATGACCGATTCCGCTGAGATCGCACGCCTCAAGGCCGAGGCCGCCCAGGCCGCCGCCGAAGCCGCCGCAGCCAAGGCGGCCGCCGCTCAGGCGGCCCTCGACGCCGCCATCGCCTCCACCCCGGCCTCGGCCGTGGAGCAGACCGGTGAGCCCCGCACTACTGACGGAGAGCCCGCCGCTCAAACGGCCGACGCCGTCCCCTTAGCCGAGCCGGTTGCGGAAGCTGCCGCACAGCCGGCGACGGACCAGGCTCCGGCCGGCGAAACGGCGCCGGCTGCTGAGCAAGCCCAGGGGCAGCCCCAGGGGCAGTCCCCTGCGCAGGCTGAGGCCGCTGCTCCGGCCGACCAGGCATCGGGGAACGAGGGGGCCGGGGAGTCCGCCTATACCGCTCAGGTCCGTTCCGGCTACGGCTTCTCCTCCCCCACGCTGCCAGTGGGCACCTACCTCGATACGCTCTCCGGTGGTGACCCCGCGGCGGTCAAGGGCCTGTCGGTGGGCATCCCACTGGGGCTGCTCAACCGGCACGCGCTGGTGGCCGGGGCGACCGGCACCGGTAAGACCCGCACGCTCCAGCTCCTGGCCGAGGGCCTGTCCAGTGCTGGCGTCCCGGTGTTCCTGGCCGACGTCAAGGGGGACCTGACCGGCCTGGCCGAGGCCGGGGCCTCCAATGACAAGATCGCCTCCCGCATCGCCTCCACCGGTCAGGACTGGAAGGGCCAGTCCTTCCCCATGGAGCTGTTCAACCTCGGTGGGTCGGACTCCGGCGCAGGCATCAGCGGCACCCCCATCCGCACGACGGTCACCGAGTTCGGGCCGATCCTGCTCTCGCGGGTCCTGGGTCTCAACGACACGCAGGCCTCCGCCCTCCAGCTGGTCTTCCACTGGGCGGACGGCCAGGGGCTGGCCCTGCTGGATCTGAAGGACCTGCGCGCCGTCGTCGACTATCTGACGAACACGGACGCCGGCAAGGAGGAGCTCAAGACCATCGGCGGGGTCTCGGCGGCCACGGCCGGGGTCATCCTGCGGGAGATCGCCGCCCTGGAGGCGGCCGGAGGCGAGGCCTTCTTCGGCGAGCCGGCTCTCGACGTGCGTGACCTCATGCGGGTCTCCCCCGATGGCCGGGGCGTCATCTCCGCCCTGGAGCTGGCCGACATCCAGTCCCAGGGAACGCTGTTCTCCACCTTCCTCATGTGGTTGCTCGCCGAGCTCTTCGAGACCCTGCCGGAGGTCGGCGACCCGGACAAGCCCACCATGGTGTTCTTCTTCGACGAGGCCCACCTGCTGTTCTCCGGCGCCTCGAAGGCCTTCCTGGAGGCCGTGGTGCGCACGGTGCGGCTCATCCGCTCCAAGGGTGTGGGCATCGTCTTCATCACCCAGTCCCCCACGGACGTTCCCGATGAGGTCCTGGCCCAGCTCGGCAGCCGGGTGCAGCACGCCCTGCGCGCCCACACCCCGGCCGACGCCGCCAACCTCAAGAAGGCGGTCTCCACCTTCCCGGTCAGCCCGGTGGACCTCAACCGGGTGCTCACGTCGCTGGGCACCGGTCAGGCCGTCGTCAGCGTGCTGGACGAGAAGGGGCGCCCGGCTCCGGTGGCCCCGGTGGTCGTGAATGTGCCTGCCGCCGTCATGGGGCCGGCCCAGGACGGCACGGTCAACCAGGTGCTGGCCTCCTCACCGATCAAGCCCAAGTACGCCACGGGTGTGGACAACGAGTCCGCCTACGAGCTGCTGGCCCAGCGGGTCCAGGCCGACGCCGAGGCCGCCGAGGCTGCTCGCGCCGCTGAGCAAGCCGCCAAGGAGCAGGCCAAGGCCGATGCCGCCGCGCAGAAGGCCCTGGAGAAGGAGGCCGCCCGCCAGGCGGCTCAGCGTCAGAAGGAGGCCGAGCGCCTGGAGCGCGAGGCCGTCAAGGAGGCCCAGCGTCGCCAGCGCGAGGCGGAGAAGGCCGCCGAGCGCCGCCAGCGGGAGGTCGAGAAGACCATCGGCTCGGTGGGCCGCCAGATCACCCGCGAGATCACGCGCTCCATCTTCGGCACCCTCAGGCGTCGCTGA
- a CDS encoding glycosyltransferase, whose translation MSAMRIAFFIDDYLPSVHGVATSTATFRSALERMGHEVYVVAPKAEGHEETDDHVIRLSSSRYYVFDSREVATIYPGLARRFDAYDFDIVHSQTQFSLGVLAHWVAKRQNIPHVTTIHTLYTELIDDYPLAVVSGLLALSVAFPVALKSLPVLPRVHRETIKHLNKRDMKTALSRQGWRLTAAFANKCDACLSPSQHLAQILIDDGGLTTPCMVLPNGLNSTRYRSARAADSPIPKAPGEKIIICVARLSPEKRQMTLIEAMPHLADMPVKLVLVGPGPSQEELGKRAEELGVADRVVLAGRRSPDEVAVLLKQADVFSLASYHFDNQPMVFLEAAVSGLPIVYCDERMTECLTERNAILTDGIEGEDFARLAELSDGALEVAQQFDSQTMTRRLINLYEDLLTSRG comes from the coding sequence GTGAGTGCCATGCGGATCGCCTTCTTCATTGACGACTACCTCCCCTCCGTCCACGGCGTGGCCACCTCCACGGCCACCTTCCGCTCCGCCCTGGAACGCATGGGACACGAGGTCTACGTGGTGGCCCCCAAGGCCGAGGGCCATGAGGAGACCGACGACCACGTCATCCGCCTGTCCTCGTCGCGCTACTACGTCTTCGACAGCCGAGAGGTCGCCACCATCTATCCCGGCCTGGCCCGACGCTTCGACGCCTACGACTTCGACATCGTCCACAGCCAGACCCAGTTCAGCCTGGGTGTGCTGGCCCACTGGGTGGCCAAGCGTCAGAACATTCCCCACGTCACCACCATCCACACCCTCTACACCGAGCTCATCGACGACTATCCGCTGGCCGTGGTCTCGGGCCTGCTGGCCCTCTCCGTCGCCTTCCCCGTGGCGCTCAAGTCGCTGCCGGTCCTGCCTCGCGTCCACCGGGAGACCATCAAGCACCTCAACAAGCGTGACATGAAGACGGCCCTGTCCCGCCAGGGATGGCGCCTGACGGCGGCCTTCGCCAACAAGTGCGACGCCTGCCTGTCGCCCTCCCAGCACCTGGCCCAGATCCTCATCGACGACGGCGGACTGACCACCCCCTGCATGGTGCTGCCCAACGGGCTGAACTCCACCCGCTACCGCAGTGCCCGCGCCGCCGACTCACCGATCCCCAAGGCCCCCGGTGAGAAGATCATCATCTGCGTGGCCCGGCTCAGTCCGGAGAAGCGGCAGATGACGCTCATCGAGGCCATGCCCCACCTGGCCGACATGCCGGTCAAGCTGGTGCTCGTCGGCCCCGGTCCCTCCCAGGAGGAGCTGGGGAAGCGAGCCGAGGAGCTCGGGGTGGCGGACCGGGTGGTACTGGCCGGTAGGCGCTCGCCGGATGAGGTCGCCGTCCTGCTCAAGCAGGCCGATGTCTTCTCCCTGGCCTCCTACCACTTCGACAACCAGCCCATGGTGTTCCTGGAGGCCGCCGTCTCCGGGCTTCCAATCGTCTACTGCGACGAGCGGATGACCGAGTGCCTCACCGAGCGCAACGCGATCCTCACCGACGGGATCGAGGGGGAGGACTTCGCCCGGCTCGCCGAGCTGTCCGACGGGGCCCTGGAAGTGGCGCAGCAGTTTGACTCCCAGACGATGACCAGGCGGCTCATCAACCTCTACGAGGACCTCCTGACCTCTCGTGGCTGA
- a CDS encoding DegV family protein, with product MSLAVVTDSAACLTEPLLRDRAIEVVPLHAIPAENGEPGTTSRPSVQELMDAYRRAASRAEEVLAIHISSALSGTMDNARIAAAQLEAEYRDDCSGQGGSVGRRRPQWLRVVDSGTSSGALGLAVLAAAGAHDARRGAAIAQASTARSFQFFVVDDLGRLARSGRIDRTTARLDGVLGIRPVLALTRDGIRTLETVRGAARARRHLIAQAVRVAGGTALSGPRHPADPVRLVLQGDDADMLGLLETGLRQAMEEAGANVTEVLTLPVDEATSTHVGPGALGIAVAPDLRNL from the coding sequence ATGTCGCTCGCCGTCGTCACCGACTCCGCCGCCTGCCTGACGGAGCCCCTCCTGCGTGACCGTGCGATCGAGGTGGTGCCGCTGCACGCCATCCCCGCTGAGAACGGTGAGCCCGGGACCACCTCACGACCCAGTGTCCAGGAGCTGATGGACGCCTACCGGCGTGCGGCCAGCAGGGCCGAAGAGGTCCTGGCCATCCACATCTCCTCGGCCCTGTCCGGCACCATGGACAACGCCCGCATCGCCGCCGCCCAGCTCGAGGCCGAGTACCGGGACGACTGCAGCGGTCAGGGCGGGAGCGTGGGGCGCCGTCGCCCGCAGTGGCTGCGCGTCGTCGACTCCGGCACCAGCTCAGGTGCTCTGGGACTTGCGGTGCTGGCCGCCGCCGGCGCCCACGACGCCCGTCGCGGTGCCGCCATCGCTCAGGCCAGCACCGCCCGCTCCTTCCAGTTCTTCGTCGTCGACGACCTGGGGCGCCTGGCCCGCTCGGGGAGGATCGACCGCACCACGGCGCGCCTGGACGGCGTGCTCGGAATCCGCCCGGTCCTGGCCCTGACCCGAGACGGCATCCGGACGCTGGAGACCGTGCGCGGCGCAGCCCGCGCCAGGCGCCACCTCATCGCGCAGGCCGTCCGCGTCGCCGGCGGGACCGCCCTGTCCGGTCCCAGGCACCCCGCCGACCCGGTGCGCCTGGTCCTTCAAGGAGACGACGCCGACATGCTGGGGCTGCTCGAGACCGGTCTGCGTCAGGCCATGGAGGAGGCAGGAGCCAACGTCACCGAGGTCCTCACCCTCCCGGTCGATGAGGCGACGAGCACCCACGTGGGCCCTGGCGCCCTCGGCATCGCCGTCGCCCCGGACCTGCGGAACCTCTGA
- a CDS encoding ComEA family DNA-binding protein encodes MRLACSTDPEEPERRPRRLAIAPRAAVIAGSALLILALALALRAVMVSAGTGSQEAPAAAAGASAAMRPPPTGQAAAPGMKPATAPTTGSAAGPGVATAPAGNVVVHVTGAVTRPGVVTLAPGSRVTDAINAVGGASTDADTEQLNLARVLTDGEQIRVPRVGEVLPDPAPQASGAATPKASAAPGKPGDGGASGTININTASASDLEKLPGIGPSLAQRIVEYRDSHGPFATVDALTDVPGIGKAKLEGLREQATV; translated from the coding sequence GTGCGTCTGGCCTGCTCGACCGACCCCGAGGAGCCGGAGCGTCGGCCGAGGCGACTCGCGATCGCGCCACGAGCCGCGGTCATCGCCGGCTCCGCTCTTCTCATCCTGGCTCTCGCCCTGGCACTGAGAGCAGTCATGGTCTCCGCCGGCACCGGCAGCCAAGAGGCCCCGGCGGCAGCGGCGGGGGCCTCCGCGGCGATGCGGCCCCCACCCACAGGGCAGGCCGCGGCACCAGGCATGAAACCAGCCACGGCGCCGACCACGGGATCGGCGGCAGGGCCGGGTGTCGCGACGGCTCCAGCCGGCAACGTCGTCGTCCACGTCACCGGGGCGGTGACCAGGCCCGGAGTGGTGACCCTGGCCCCGGGGAGCCGCGTCACCGACGCCATCAACGCCGTCGGAGGAGCCTCCACGGACGCCGACACCGAGCAGCTCAACCTCGCCCGGGTCCTGACCGACGGTGAGCAGATCCGGGTCCCACGCGTCGGTGAGGTCCTGCCCGACCCCGCACCGCAAGCCAGTGGAGCCGCCACCCCCAAGGCGTCAGCAGCCCCGGGCAAACCCGGTGATGGCGGCGCATCCGGCACGATCAACATCAACACGGCCTCCGCCTCCGACCTGGAGAAGCTGCCCGGCATCGGCCCGTCCCTGGCCCAACGGATCGTGGAGTACCGCGACTCCCACGGGCCCTTCGCCACCGTCGACGCCCTCACCGACGTCCCCGGTATCGGCAAGGCCAAGCTCGAGGGACTGCGGGAGCAGGCCACCGTATGA
- a CDS encoding ComEC/Rec2 family competence protein, giving the protein MNGEHDGSGGISPRAPWDDPALHERRRQEQGRNRHRDGHRHATSSKAPEALDLRLLAPALTCWVGAWWAVGLEAADAWRHALLLASGCTVLAAVLVVPVLRFRPPRHRADPRPGAPEHDPRAMGTLSASLLVCALCAATVLTISAAHLWARQRDPLSMAVASGQPVTLIGTVSQEPRVAATSRSTLVITALDVEQVDARDSTLSATVLGDTQWLSLPLGTRVQVRTRLRPTGPGRTEAAIVPKRAGLTVLGPPSGVLGAVTSIRAGLAQAVGAQGAEGAEERAGVWPPGARTLVPGVALGDDHALPDQVREDMRTVSMTHLTAVSGQHVAIILGLGLTGLGALPRRWRALLGTVMLTLLVILVRPSGSVLRAATMGAVMLLGVVAGRRAASVPALCAGAIVLLLIDPWQSRNYGFALSVVATAGIVIGSKPVAAHLSHRLPRWLAAAVALPLVAQAACGPILILLQPSLGAWSVPANLLSEPAAVIATISGLLAALIAPAWPAAAAVIAWPALAACSWMVWVADFFAHLPGATLPWPEGLTGALALGACEIGVLLAVAPRTRSALLEGARGLMRPTRGRLAPWQRPEPPAPGARARHRLDCAGTRPSWRRSSSSAPARRSSPTER; this is encoded by the coding sequence ATGAACGGGGAGCATGATGGGAGTGGTGGGATCAGTCCCAGGGCCCCGTGGGACGACCCCGCGCTCCACGAGCGCCGGCGCCAGGAACAGGGCCGCAACCGGCACCGGGACGGACATCGGCACGCCACCTCCTCCAAGGCCCCCGAGGCCCTCGACCTGCGCCTGCTGGCCCCGGCGCTCACCTGCTGGGTCGGCGCCTGGTGGGCCGTCGGACTCGAGGCAGCAGATGCCTGGAGACACGCCCTGCTCCTGGCCTCCGGATGCACAGTCCTGGCTGCGGTACTCGTCGTCCCCGTCCTGCGCTTCCGGCCACCGCGCCACCGGGCCGACCCGCGCCCCGGCGCCCCCGAGCATGACCCCAGGGCCATGGGAACCCTCAGCGCCAGCCTGCTCGTGTGCGCCCTGTGCGCCGCGACGGTCCTGACCATCAGCGCCGCCCACCTGTGGGCTCGCCAGCGCGACCCCCTGAGCATGGCGGTGGCCTCCGGGCAGCCGGTCACCCTCATCGGCACCGTCTCCCAGGAGCCGCGAGTCGCAGCCACCAGCCGATCCACCCTGGTCATCACCGCCCTCGACGTCGAGCAGGTCGATGCACGAGACTCCACTCTGAGCGCCACCGTCCTGGGCGACACGCAGTGGCTGAGCCTGCCCCTGGGGACCCGCGTCCAGGTGCGCACGCGCCTGCGCCCCACCGGGCCGGGACGCACTGAGGCCGCCATCGTCCCCAAGCGCGCCGGTCTCACGGTGCTTGGCCCACCGAGCGGGGTGCTCGGGGCCGTCACCAGCATTCGCGCTGGTCTCGCCCAGGCAGTCGGAGCTCAGGGCGCTGAAGGAGCCGAGGAGAGGGCAGGCGTATGGCCGCCGGGAGCCCGCACCCTCGTGCCGGGCGTCGCCCTGGGAGACGACCACGCCCTGCCGGACCAGGTGCGCGAGGACATGCGCACCGTCTCCATGACCCACCTGACCGCCGTCTCCGGGCAGCATGTCGCCATCATCCTGGGACTGGGGCTGACCGGACTCGGGGCGCTGCCCCGACGGTGGCGGGCACTGCTCGGCACGGTCATGCTCACCCTCCTCGTCATCCTGGTGCGCCCCTCGGGCTCCGTACTGCGCGCCGCCACCATGGGGGCCGTCATGCTGCTGGGCGTCGTCGCCGGGCGACGCGCCGCCTCCGTGCCCGCCCTGTGCGCCGGAGCCATCGTCCTGCTGCTCATCGACCCCTGGCAGTCCCGCAACTACGGCTTCGCACTGTCCGTGGTGGCCACCGCCGGGATCGTCATCGGCTCCAAGCCGGTCGCGGCCCACCTCTCGCACCGCCTGCCCAGGTGGCTTGCCGCCGCCGTGGCGCTGCCGCTGGTGGCCCAGGCCGCCTGCGGGCCGATCCTCATTCTCCTTCAGCCCTCGCTGGGGGCATGGTCGGTGCCCGCCAACCTGCTCAGTGAGCCGGCGGCCGTCATCGCCACCATCAGCGGGCTCCTGGCGGCGCTGATCGCTCCGGCCTGGCCAGCGGCCGCCGCCGTCATCGCCTGGCCGGCGCTCGCGGCCTGCTCCTGGATGGTGTGGGTCGCCGACTTCTTCGCTCACCTGCCCGGCGCCACCCTGCCCTGGCCGGAGGGTCTCACGGGGGCCCTGGCACTGGGGGCCTGCGAGATAGGGGTCCTGCTCGCGGTGGCTCCCCGCACCCGCAGCGCCCTGCTGGAAGGAGCCAGAGGATTGATGCGGCCCACTCGTGGCAGGCTTGCCCCATGGCAGCGACCCGAACCTCCCGCTCCCGGGGCCCGCGCAAGGCACCGGCTGGACTGCGCTGGGACCAGGCCCAGCTGGCGCCGATCGTCCTCATCCGCGCCGGCGAGGAGGTCCTCGCCGACCGAGCGATGA
- the holA gene encoding DNA polymerase III subunit delta — protein sequence MRSLLAQARAKDPTTEITRLEAATYEPHQLDTLVSPSLFGEPRLVYVPALEQMTDALLSDLIAYVSAADPEVSVILRHNGGQRGKRLLDAIKASPYPTIQCEAIKSAKDKSSLVVADVRRAGRSIAPEAVGALVDALGSDLRELCSAVDQLLADTQGTISVDHVRTYYAGRIEATGFTVADAAAAGNTPAAITALRHAVATGTDPVAIVAALAMKVRQLARVAAAGGRRMSPAELGMAPWQVDRARRELQGWSDDALAASILAVARADAEAKGASRDPVYAVERAVLTICNARRSGTRRR from the coding sequence ATGAGGAGTCTTCTGGCGCAGGCCAGGGCCAAGGATCCCACCACCGAGATCACTCGCCTGGAGGCCGCCACCTACGAGCCCCACCAGCTCGACACCCTCGTGTCTCCTTCCTTGTTCGGCGAGCCCCGGCTCGTCTACGTCCCCGCCCTGGAGCAGATGACTGACGCCCTCCTGAGCGACCTCATCGCCTACGTAAGCGCCGCCGACCCCGAGGTCAGCGTCATCCTGCGCCACAACGGGGGCCAACGGGGCAAACGTCTGCTCGACGCCATCAAGGCCTCGCCCTATCCGACCATCCAGTGCGAGGCCATCAAGAGCGCCAAGGACAAGTCCTCCCTGGTCGTGGCCGATGTGCGCCGCGCCGGGCGAAGCATCGCACCCGAGGCCGTCGGCGCTCTCGTCGATGCCCTGGGCAGCGACCTGCGCGAGCTGTGCTCCGCCGTCGACCAGCTCCTCGCCGACACCCAGGGCACCATCAGCGTCGACCACGTGCGCACCTACTACGCCGGACGCATCGAGGCGACCGGCTTCACCGTGGCCGACGCCGCCGCGGCCGGCAACACCCCGGCCGCCATCACGGCCCTGCGCCACGCCGTGGCCACCGGCACCGACCCGGTGGCCATCGTCGCGGCCCTGGCCATGAAGGTGCGCCAGCTCGCCCGGGTCGCGGCCGCCGGGGGACGACGCATGAGCCCCGCCGAGCTGGGAATGGCCCCCTGGCAGGTGGACCGGGCCCGCCGCGAGCTCCAGGGCTGGTCCGATGACGCCCTGGCCGCCTCGATCCTGGCCGTGGCCCGGGCCGACGCCGAGGCCAAGGGGGCCAGCCGCGACCCCGTCTACGCCGTCGAGCGGGCGGTGCTCACGATCTGCAACGCCCGCCGCTCCGGTACCCGCCGGCGCTGA